From a single Staphylococcus epidermidis genomic region:
- the yjbH gene encoding protease adaptor protein YjbH, giving the protein MAEELRIMENKSREDTNLSPVSKIEIYSFFDPFSKDCFKLSAILSKLRIEYNKYIKVRHILNPSLKVLTKCQAQSTSDFDNIALAYKAAELQGRIRAERFIHLMQNEIIPKRDIITEDMISDCINNAGIDYQVFKEDLQKDKLTDSLKVDLHIAREMEIEQAPSLVFFSENVHEEGLKVEGLYPYHIYTYIINELMGQPIEKNLPPKLEYYIQKKQLVTMEELLTIYEWPEKLLNKELKKLTLQQKVEKLQYPEGEFWKSKMPQC; this is encoded by the coding sequence ATGGCTGAAGAATTAAGAATCATGGAGAATAAGAGTCGTGAAGATACTAATCTATCACCTGTTAGCAAAATAGAAATCTATTCTTTTTTTGATCCTTTTAGCAAAGATTGTTTTAAATTATCTGCAATCTTATCAAAATTAAGAATTGAATATAATAAATATATAAAGGTAAGACATATTTTAAACCCTTCTTTAAAGGTATTAACTAAGTGTCAAGCTCAAAGTACTTCAGATTTTGACAATATTGCACTTGCCTATAAAGCCGCTGAACTTCAAGGTCGTATCAGAGCAGAAAGATTTATACATTTAATGCAAAATGAAATCATTCCAAAACGTGATATTATTACCGAAGATATGATTTCTGATTGTATTAATAATGCCGGCATTGACTATCAAGTTTTTAAAGAAGACTTGCAAAAGGACAAGTTGACTGACAGCTTGAAAGTTGATCTTCACATTGCAAGAGAAATGGAAATAGAACAAGCTCCCTCACTTGTTTTTTTCAGCGAAAATGTTCATGAAGAAGGTTTAAAAGTCGAAGGATTATATCCTTATCATATTTATACTTACATTATTAATGAGTTAATGGGACAACCTATAGAGAAAAATCTTCCTCCAAAATTAGAATACTACATTCAAAAGAAACAACTAGTAACAATGGAAGAACTTTTAACGATCTATGAATGGCCTGAAAAATTGCTAAATAAAGAATTAAAGAAACTCACACTTCAACAAAAAGTTGAAAAGTTGCAATATCCAGAGGGAGAATTTTGGAAATCTAAAATGCCTCAGTGTTAA
- the pepF gene encoding oligoendopeptidase F, with protein MSQQLTREEQERKYPEYTWDLTTIFKSDEAFEEAFKSIEAKIGEEEKFKGHLGESAETLYEALSLEDELGTKLEKVYVYAHLKQDQDTANDKYTGLEARAHQLVIKYSSAWSFLVPEILQLDEATIQSFIDSNDDLKRYEFDLKLINEKRPHILDANTEKLLTEAQDALSTPSNVYGMFSNADLEFEDAIDKDGQAYPLTQGTFIKYLESDDRELRASAFRNVYKAYGAHNNTLGATLAGEVKKNVFNARTHHYRSARERALSNNHIPEAVYDNLIKTVHKYLPLLHRYTKLRQELLGLDDLKMYDLYTPLVKDVKFEMPYEEAKSWMLKALEPMGEEYLNVVKEGLDNRWVDVYENKGKRSGGYSSGGHLTNPFILLNWSDTVSDLYTLVHEFGHSAHSYFSRQNQPSNLSDYTIFVAEVASTCNEALLSDYMDKHLDDERRLLLLNQELERFRATLFRQTMFAEFEHKIHQIEEAGEPLTPNRMNEEYAKLNKLYFGEAVETDDDISKEWSRIPHFYMNYYVYQYATGYSAAQSLSHQILTEGQPAVERYINEFLKKGSSNYPIEILKNAGVDMTTPQPIEEACEVFEQKLDAFEKLMKA; from the coding sequence ATGAGTCAACAATTAACAAGAGAAGAACAGGAACGTAAATATCCTGAATATACATGGGATTTAACAACTATTTTTAAAAGTGATGAAGCATTTGAAGAAGCTTTTAAAAGTATTGAAGCTAAAATAGGTGAAGAAGAAAAATTTAAAGGTCATCTTGGTGAAAGTGCTGAAACATTATATGAAGCGCTAAGTCTTGAAGACGAGTTAGGTACAAAATTAGAAAAGGTATATGTATACGCACATTTAAAACAAGATCAAGATACTGCAAATGATAAATATACCGGTTTAGAAGCGCGTGCACATCAACTTGTTATTAAATATAGCTCTGCATGGAGTTTTTTAGTACCTGAAATTTTACAACTAGATGAAGCTACTATTCAATCTTTTATCGATTCTAATGATGATTTAAAACGATATGAATTCGATTTGAAATTGATTAATGAGAAACGTCCACATATATTAGATGCGAATACAGAAAAGTTATTAACAGAAGCACAAGACGCACTTTCAACGCCTTCTAATGTATATGGAATGTTCAGCAATGCAGATTTAGAATTTGAAGATGCTATAGATAAAGATGGTCAAGCTTATCCTTTAACACAAGGTACATTTATCAAGTATTTAGAGTCTGATGATCGTGAGTTAAGAGCTTCTGCTTTTAGAAATGTTTATAAAGCATACGGTGCGCATAATAACACGCTAGGTGCTACTTTAGCTGGTGAGGTTAAGAAAAATGTATTTAATGCTAGAACTCATCATTATCGTTCAGCACGTGAAAGAGCTTTAAGTAATAATCATATTCCAGAAGCTGTTTACGATAACTTAATCAAAACGGTCCATAAATACTTACCTTTATTACACAGATACACGAAGCTTAGACAAGAGTTACTAGGTTTAGACGATTTAAAAATGTATGATCTTTATACACCTCTTGTTAAAGATGTCAAATTTGAAATGCCATATGAAGAGGCAAAATCCTGGATGTTAAAAGCACTTGAGCCAATGGGAGAAGAATACTTAAACGTGGTTAAGGAAGGTCTAGATAACCGTTGGGTCGATGTATATGAAAATAAAGGTAAACGTTCAGGCGGATATTCATCCGGTGGACATTTAACTAATCCTTTCATTTTACTTAACTGGTCAGACACTGTTTCTGATTTATATACTTTAGTACATGAATTTGGTCACTCTGCACATAGTTACTTTAGTAGACAGAATCAACCATCAAATTTAAGCGATTATACAATCTTTGTCGCTGAGGTAGCATCAACTTGTAATGAGGCTTTACTTAGTGACTACATGGACAAACATTTAGATGATGAACGACGTCTATTGTTACTTAACCAAGAATTAGAACGATTTAGAGCAACACTATTCCGTCAAACAATGTTTGCTGAATTTGAACATAAAATACATCAAATAGAAGAAGCTGGGGAGCCGTTAACGCCAAATCGTATGAATGAAGAATATGCTAAACTGAACAAACTATATTTTGGTGAAGCAGTAGAAACTGACGATGATATTAGTAAAGAATGGTCACGTATTCCTCATTTCTATATGAATTATTATGTATATCAATACGCAACTGGTTATAGTGCAGCTCAAAGTTTAAGTCATCAAATTTTAACTGAGGGTCAACCTGCTGTTGAACGATATATCAATGAATTCTTAAAAAAGGGTAGCTCAAACTATCCGATTGAAATTTTAAAAAATGCAGGTGTTGACATGACAACACCTCAACCAATAGAGGAAGCTTGTGAAGTATTCGAACAAAAATTAGATGCTTTTGAAAAGTTAATGAAAGCTTAG
- the trpS gene encoding tryptophan--tRNA ligase, translated as METLFSGIQPSGIPTIGNYIGALKQFVDVQDDYECFFCIVDQHAITVPQDRLKLRKQIRQLAAIYLATGIDPDKSTLFIQSEVPAHVQAGWMLTTIASIGELERMTQFKDKAQKRADGVPAGLLTYPPLMAADIVIYNTNIVPVGDDQKQHMELTRNLVDRFNSRYNDVLVKPEVRMPKVGGRVMSLQDPTKKMSKSDDNQKNFISLLDEPHVAAKKIKSAVTDSDGIIKFDRENKPGISNLLSIYSGLTNESIKNIESKYEGEGYGKFKGDLSEIVKDFLINFQEKYASFYNSDDLDDILDKGKEKAQKASFKTLKKMEKAMGLGRKR; from the coding sequence ATGGAAACTTTATTCTCAGGAATTCAGCCAAGTGGTATTCCAACAATTGGTAACTACATTGGTGCATTAAAACAATTTGTAGATGTTCAAGATGACTATGAATGTTTTTTCTGTATCGTAGACCAACATGCAATAACGGTACCACAAGATCGCTTAAAATTACGCAAACAAATACGTCAACTCGCAGCAATTTATTTGGCAACAGGTATTGATCCAGATAAATCGACTTTATTTATTCAATCTGAAGTCCCTGCACACGTGCAAGCTGGTTGGATGCTTACAACAATAGCTTCTATTGGTGAATTGGAACGTATGACTCAGTTTAAAGACAAAGCTCAGAAACGCGCAGATGGAGTGCCTGCTGGTCTACTCACTTATCCACCATTGATGGCGGCTGATATCGTGATTTACAACACTAACATTGTCCCTGTTGGTGATGATCAAAAACAGCATATGGAACTGACACGTAATTTAGTAGATCGTTTCAATAGTAGATATAACGATGTATTAGTAAAACCAGAGGTACGAATGCCTAAAGTTGGTGGGCGTGTGATGAGTTTACAAGATCCTACTAAAAAAATGAGTAAAAGTGATGATAATCAGAAGAATTTCATTTCTTTATTGGATGAACCTCATGTAGCTGCCAAAAAAATTAAAAGCGCTGTAACAGACTCTGACGGTATAATAAAATTTGATCGTGAGAATAAACCAGGCATTTCAAATTTACTTTCAATATATTCTGGTCTAACTAATGAATCTATTAAGAATATTGAATCTAAATATGAAGGTGAAGGTTACGGTAAATTTAAAGGTGATTTATCGGAAATCGTTAAAGATTTTCTTATTAATTTCCAAGAAAAATATGCAAGCTTTTATAATTCTGATGACCTAGATGATATTCTAGATAAAGGTAAAGAAAAAGCTCAAAAAGCTTCATTTAAAACATTGAAAAAAATGGAAAAAGCAATGGGCTTAGGTCGAAAAAGATAA
- the mecA gene encoding adaptor protein MecA, with protein MRIERVDDTTVKLFITYSDIEARGFSREDLWSNRKRGEEFFWSMMDEINEEEDFVVEGPLWIQVHAFEKGVEVTISKSKNEDAMNMSDDDTNHQFDDQVNELLAQTLEGEESLEDLFEQRKQQKKNHQDKQQRRAHKPSNVRNIIVKFDDLEQVIDYAYHNNQNTDEFEDLLYMIDNKYYYSIHFDDSVSQEMINDSYSQLLEFAYPTDKTNIYLNDYAKIIMSHNVTSQVRKYFTDTNE; from the coding sequence ATGAGAATAGAACGTGTTGATGATACAACAGTAAAATTGTTTATAACATATAGTGACATTGAAGCACGTGGTTTTAGTCGTGAAGACCTATGGAGTAACCGTAAACGTGGTGAAGAGTTTTTCTGGTCAATGATGGATGAAATTAATGAAGAAGAGGATTTTGTAGTTGAAGGTCCACTTTGGATTCAAGTACACGCTTTTGAAAAGGGCGTGGAAGTAACGATTTCTAAATCAAAAAATGAAGATGCTATGAATATGTCAGATGATGATACAAATCATCAATTTGATGATCAGGTAAATGAATTATTGGCTCAAACACTTGAAGGTGAAGAAAGTTTAGAAGATTTATTTGAACAACGTAAACAACAAAAGAAAAACCATCAAGATAAACAACAAAGACGTGCGCATAAGCCATCAAATGTGAGAAATATTATAGTGAAGTTTGACGATTTAGAGCAAGTTATCGACTATGCTTATCATAATAATCAAAACACTGATGAATTTGAAGATTTATTATATATGATTGATAATAAATATTATTACTCAATTCATTTTGATGATTCAGTTTCACAAGAGATGATTAACGATAGTTATAGTCAGTTATTGGAGTTTGCATATCCAACTGATAAAACAAATATTTATTTAAACGACTACGCTAAGATTATTATGAGTCACAATGTTACTTCTCAAGTACGTAAATACTTTACTGATACAAACGAATAA
- a CDS encoding competence protein CoiA gives MAINQQGQKILAQHANKFDKYQCPHCKSEVILKQGMTLIAHFAHKTRFNHHCSKSESVEHYEAKLYLARIYKALNFNVEIEPYYKEVLQYPDIVINQENAIEVQFSKISISKIIRRTTGLKRIGLNVIWIIKDVPLKYKYVKLSPFQSAFIHPINRTLVTWDSKKFVLILYSQLQHVGGKNFVAQRKVLKFEDIINMTFQSNNVPNFRLSASNIQRYINYCRKRHSVLEPTLSAMYQLNMYDSDVISKLGYVVPHQIYLITHPIEWQLKYLLLRRTLNDNELCKQLLSQVKFRVFATFQYDKRQILSTILREFDYLYEHESLNVQK, from the coding sequence ATGGCAATCAATCAGCAAGGTCAGAAAATTTTAGCGCAACATGCAAACAAATTTGATAAATATCAATGTCCTCACTGTAAGTCTGAGGTGATACTCAAACAAGGGATGACTTTAATAGCTCACTTTGCGCATAAAACACGTTTTAATCACCACTGTTCAAAGTCAGAATCAGTTGAACATTATGAAGCAAAGTTATATTTAGCAAGAATTTATAAAGCATTGAATTTTAACGTGGAAATTGAACCTTATTACAAAGAAGTTTTGCAATATCCAGATATTGTGATCAATCAAGAAAATGCAATTGAAGTTCAATTTTCTAAAATAAGTATCAGTAAAATTATTCGCCGAACAACTGGTTTAAAGCGAATAGGTTTGAATGTGATTTGGATTATTAAAGATGTTCCTTTGAAATATAAATACGTTAAATTATCACCATTTCAAAGTGCTTTTATTCATCCAATTAATAGAACATTAGTAACATGGGATTCCAAAAAGTTTGTATTAATATTATATAGTCAACTTCAACATGTAGGCGGTAAAAATTTTGTTGCTCAAAGAAAAGTTTTAAAATTTGAAGATATAATAAATATGACTTTTCAATCAAATAATGTTCCCAATTTTAGGTTATCTGCTTCTAATATACAACGTTATATAAACTATTGTAGAAAGCGTCACAGTGTTTTAGAACCTACACTCAGTGCCATGTATCAATTAAATATGTATGATTCTGATGTAATTTCTAAATTAGGATATGTTGTACCACATCAAATATATTTAATAACGCATCCAATAGAATGGCAATTAAAATATTTGTTGCTAAGAAGAACATTAAATGACAACGAATTATGTAAACAACTTCTTAGTCAAGTGAAGTTTAGGGTGTTTGCAACGTTTCAATACGACAAACGTCAAATATTAAGCACTATTTTACGTGAATTTGATTATTTATATGAACACGAAAGCTTAAACGTGCAAAAGTAG
- the spxA gene encoding transcriptional regulator SpxA, translated as MVTLFTSPSCTSCRKAKAWLQEHDIPYTERNIFSEHLTIDEIKQILKMTEDGTDEIISTRSKTYQKLNVDIDSLPLQDLYSIIQDNPGLLRRPIILDDKRLQVGYNEDEIRRFLPRKVRTFQLQEAQRLVD; from the coding sequence ATGGTAACATTATTTACTTCACCAAGTTGCACATCTTGCCGTAAAGCGAAAGCATGGTTACAAGAACATGATATTCCGTATACGGAGCGTAACATTTTTTCTGAACATTTAACAATTGATGAAATTAAACAAATTTTAAAAATGACTGAAGATGGAACTGACGAAATTATTTCAACACGTTCTAAGACATATCAAAAATTGAATGTAGATATAGATTCATTACCATTACAAGATTTATACTCAATCATTCAAGATAATCCTGGCTTGTTACGTCGTCCAATTATTTTAGATGATAAACGTTTACAAGTTGGATACAACGAAGATGAAATTCGTCGTTTCCTACCACGAAAAGTACGTACGTTCCAATTACAAGAAGCGCAACGTTTAGTTGATTAA